One genomic window of bacterium includes the following:
- a CDS encoding YidC/Oxa1 family membrane protein insertase, which translates to MNIFISIFNEALYRPIFNALIGIYNILPHHDIGVAIILLTILIRVILYPFSLKALRSQKRLQELQPKIKELQEKHKDKREEQAKKLMELYKEHRVSPFSGCLPLLVQFPVLIALYRAFLNGLKPDGIVGLYSFVSHPGLINPLFLGLIDLTKKNVYLAILAGAAQFWQSRQSIPKAHSVAREGDMARVMNTQMLYFMPLFTVFLGITFPAGLALYWIVYTLFTVFQQWHMQRAKASLQETQ; encoded by the coding sequence ATGAATATTTTTATAAGTATTTTCAATGAAGCGCTGTATCGGCCGATCTTTAATGCGCTTATCGGCATTTACAATATCCTGCCGCACCACGATATTGGAGTTGCCATCATACTTCTTACCATTCTTATCCGTGTTATTCTGTATCCGTTCTCTCTTAAAGCCCTTAGATCACAAAAACGCCTTCAGGAGTTGCAGCCAAAAATAAAAGAGTTGCAAGAAAAACACAAAGACAAGCGAGAAGAACAGGCAAAAAAGCTCATGGAGCTGTATAAGGAGCATCGCGTAAGCCCGTTTTCCGGTTGTCTACCGCTCTTGGTGCAGTTTCCGGTGCTCATCGCGCTTTATCGGGCATTTCTTAATGGCTTGAAGCCGGATGGGATTGTCGGACTTTATTCGTTTGTTAGCCACCCCGGCCTGATCAACCCCTTGTTTTTGGGGCTTATTGACCTGACGAAGAAAAACGTATATCTTGCAATCTTGGCAGGAGCTGCGCAGTTTTGGCAGTCGAGACAAAGCATTCCCAAGGCCCACAGCGTGGCGAGAGAAGGAGATATGGCAAGGGTAATGAATACGCAAATGCTTTACTTTATGCCGTTATTTACCGTTTTTCTAGGCATTACGTTTCCGGCAGGACTTGCGCTTTATTGGATAGTCTACACGCTGTTTACCGTGTTTCAGCAATGGCACATGCAGCGCGCCAAGGCCTCTCTTCAAGAGACCCAATAA
- a CDS encoding R3H domain-containing nucleic acid-binding protein produces the protein MTDQSPTASNQQETLRKTAEALLRLMGFFDISVSLRQNAPDEPLTVAVSTDNAGMLIGEQGTNLRAFEYVTKLIVRRMLPEGPRFIIDINNYREERVTELRSYAREVASKVAREGQQIELEPMSSYERRIIHSELTAHPDITTESTGDGLERRVVVKPLQQ, from the coding sequence ATGACCGACCAAAGCCCAACAGCATCAAATCAACAGGAAACTCTTCGAAAAACCGCGGAGGCCCTTCTTCGCCTCATGGGATTTTTCGATATTTCCGTTTCGTTGCGGCAAAACGCTCCCGATGAGCCGCTGACGGTTGCCGTTTCCACGGACAATGCGGGCATGCTCATCGGCGAACAGGGCACGAATCTGCGCGCCTTTGAATATGTGACCAAACTTATTGTGCGGCGGATGCTACCGGAAGGCCCGCGTTTTATTATTGATATAAACAACTATCGCGAAGAGCGCGTAACTGAATTACGATCGTACGCGCGGGAAGTCGCAAGCAAAGTGGCCAGAGAGGGGCAACAGATAGAGCTTGAGCCCATGTCAAGTTATGAACGCCGCATCATACACTCCGAACTTACCGCCCATCCGGACATCACCACGGAGTCGACCGGAGACGGGCTCGAACGGAGAGTTGTGGTTAAGCCGCTGCAACAATAA